Genomic DNA from Thermodesulfovibrionales bacterium:
ATTCGCCGCTCTATGTCGACTTCCTGAAAGGCGGGAGGCAGATGCGCTGCACTCCCTGGGGCAATCCGACCCGCAATCCGCTCGGCTGGAAGTCACCCTGCTATCTCATAACAGACACCTATTACCCGTCCTTCGGGGAGATGATGGAGAAGACCCCCTGGGAAAGATACGGAACCGGAAACGACCCGAGATGCAGGGACTGCATGGTCCACAGCGGATACGAGGCTACGGCGATGAGAGACGCCTTCTCGAAGCCGAAGGACCTCCTCAGGCTTATCCTCTGGAATATGAAGAAGACCTGATGGAGCCTCCCCTCCGATGCTTCTCGGTACGATCCTCCTGAGGCCTTACGTAGTCGTCTTCTTTCTCGTATACCTCTTCGGCTGTTCGCTCCATCTGGGCCTGAAACGGACACTCCTCTTCGCCGTAATCGGGTACCTCATGACGTGGCTTTCCGAATATTCCTCGATCCATAACGGCATACCCTACGGACTCTATTACTATATCGAGACGACGAGAGACAGGGAACTCTGGGTCTGGGGCGTTCCCTTCATGGATTCGATAAGTTATGTCTTTCTCGCCTACGCGAGCTACACCATGGCCCTCATCGTTATATCCCCCGTACAACGGGTAAAGGGATTCCTCTACCTCCTCGAGACGAGAAAGATCAGGGATTCTTTTTCTGTAAGGCTTCTCGGCTCGGTCTTCATGGTCTATCTCGACATCATCATAGACCCGGTAGCGCTGAGAGGCGACAGGTGGTTCCTCGGTCGGATATACGGATATCCTGACGGGGGGATCTATTTCGGCATCCCGATATCGAATTTTATCGGATGGCTCATAGTCGGGTTCTTTCTGATATACGCGCTCCAGAAGATAGACAGCTATTTCGACGGAAAGAAGGTGAGGGATTATGCGGGTTACCGATTCCCGTGGAGGTATCTTATCGGACCGGCCCTCTATCTCGGCGTGCTCGTCTTCAACGTCTCGATAACCTTCTGGATCGGTGAGTATACCCTTGGATGGGTCGGGGTCTTCATCATCCTGCTCCCGTCCGCTCTCCTCTTCTCCCTCGTCAGGTTGCGAAGCTCCGCCGGGAACTTCAGGAAAGAAGACAGAGAAGCCCATCTGAAGGATTTCCCATTAGCCGCGATTCCCTCAGACGCCTCATGAGGCGCCGTCTACCACGTCAGGGAGAGCAGGGACCCGATATCGGCCTGCAGGCGGTTGAATTTGCACTTGATGACCGTGCAATGCTCCGAGCGGTAACAGTACCCGCCCTTTATCACGACATGCACGGAGATGCCTGTTAGTTCACGGTGAGGACAGTGGATGTGGAGCTTTCCCGATAATTCGGAATAGTTCCTCTGCCTGCATATACGCTTCATACAATAATTATACAGCGCAAGAAACCGATTTTTCCGGATCGACTCCTTCAGAGAGCCTCGATGAGGGCCTTCACGACGCGCCACAGATTCTCGGACGCGAGACGGGAAGCCCGACCGAGCTTGATCGCCTCCGGTATGAGCCCGGGCTTCCTGAGAAGCGATCCGAGGGCGCGGGAAAGACGATAGTTGCCATCCTCATCACAGACATCGTAGAGTTCCTCCGGGATATCTTCGCCGGCCCGGTCGGTCACGGAACGGACCCCCAAAAAAGGTAAACCGCTCCCGATGGCGAGCCTTGCCAGAGGGAATGTCTCCATGTCACAGACCGCAAACGGGAGTCCCCGCGGCAGAATTCTTTGTACCTCCGATTTCTTCATCCGCCTGCCGAGCGTTATGACGCATCCCCCGTGCATCTCGACTCTATCAGAGAGTCTCCCCGCGATCTCGGCGGCACCGGGGACTTCGATGGCATCTATGCCGGTCCCGTCATAAGAGAGAACCTTGGAGGCCCATACAAGCTCCCCGATTGAGGCGCCATTATAAAGCGCGCCGCCGAATCCTACAGACGCGATAACGTCAGGGCGGTACTCTTCGACGACCGGGTGGAATGCGGCTTCCGCGTTCCCACCCCCCATGCCGGTCTGAACCAGGAGAATTTCAGAGGACGAGTATGATCCGGAAATAATCTTAAGAGGTGATTTTTCGGGACTCTTTCCTACCTTTATGTTTCTGACGATTCCCCGTAATTCCTGAGGAAAGGCCGAAAAGACCGCCAATCTCATGCCACCCTCGTAATCGAAATAGTTATCTCTCGTCCGTTAGATTATATCAGTTCTTTGTGATATACTTTTTTTAGAGTTGAAGACCTTCGATTGCGACAGGAGCACCCTTCACAGGGACAACTATCTGCCGTCAGGATTGAGACATTCGGATAAGAAGGAGGTATCATGAAACGCAACAAGAGGTTTATGCAAGTGGTGAGCCTGCTCGTTATCGCACTGCTCGTCTTCCCGTGCGAAATCCTGGCACAAGGCCCCGGAGAAGCGCCATCGGGAGAAGCGCCGTCAAAGGTCTTCTCCAAAGAACAACTGGAGCAAGTGCTGGCTCCCATAGCGTTGTACCCGGATGATCTCATCGTACAGATCCTCATGGCATCGACCTATCCCCTCGAGGTCGTGCAGGCAGACCGCTGGATAAAGAAAAACAAGGACCTTAAGGGCGACGCCCTCGCCAAGGCCCTCGAGAAACAGACATGGGACGCGAGCATAAAGTCGCTCGTGAACTTCCCTCAAGTACTCACGATGATGAGCGAGAAGCTCGACTGGACCGAGATGCTCGGAGACGCATTCCTTGCTCAGGAGAAGGAAGTCATGGACACGGTACAGGCGCTCCGGAGAAAGGCGGATGCGGCGGGCAACCTGAAGTCGACGGCGGAGCAGAAGGTGATCGTCGAGAAAGAGACGATCGTCATTGAATCCGCCAACCCACAGGTCGTCTATGTGCCGACGTATAATCCCACTGTTGTGTATGGCGCATGGCCCTACCCTGCCTATCCGCCGTATTCCTACTATCCTCCGGGATACGTGCCGGGAGCGGCACTCTTTTCCTTCGGGGTCGGTATGGCGCTCGGCGCTGCCTGGGGCTATGCGTGGGGCGGTGCCAATTGGGGAGGGGGCGATATCAATATCAACTCAAACAGGAACGCTAACTTCAACCAAAATATCAATCGAGGCCAGGCAGGACAGGGAAAGTGGAAGCACGACTCGGGCCACAGGAAGGGCGCTGCATACAGGGACAGTGGGACTGCAAAGAAGTTCGGTCAGTCTCCCTCGCGGACTTCCGCTGCCAACCGGGAGTCGCGCGGATACGGTGACCGTCGCGGAGGCGGAGCGCAGTCGAAGGACCTCGGCGGCGGCAGAGGCGGGGCAAGCAGCGCCCAGCGCGGAGGCCGTGAGAACGCCTTCAGCGGCGCCGGAAACGGGGGGGCTGAGCGTAGGGCGAGTGACCGCGGACAGATGAGCAGAGGAAGCAGCAGCGGCTCCCGCGGCGGCGGCGGATATAGCGGAGGCTCCCGTGGGGGTGGAGGCTCCCGCGGCGGCGGTGGAGGCGGCTCCCGCGGAGGTGGCGGAGGCGGTCGCGGAGGTGGAGGCGGAGGAAGGCGATAGTCCCGTGAATGCAGAAAGCCTTAACCATGCGCGACAATAGAGGAGGTAAAAAAATGAGATTCATGAGATCGCAGAAGAATAAATCCTTATCCGTCATGGTAGCCGCTGCACTGATCTGCGTAGTCGTGATCGCCCTTTCGGCTTCCCTCTCGGCTGCCACGAAGACGAAGCAGGAGACCTTTCCTTCTCCGGAGGATGCGGTGAAGGCCCTCATCGAAGCGGTGAAGACAGACAATACCGACAAATTCGTCGCCATTCTCGGGTCCGGGTTTAAGTCCCTCTTCTCTTCGGGCGACGAAGTGGAAGACAAGCTTGCAATGGAACGGTTTGTGAAGTCCTACGAAGAAAAGAACAGGATAGAAAAAAAAGGCGCCGACAGGGCGATACTCTATACCGGGAA
This window encodes:
- a CDS encoding DUF3463 domain-containing protein, which translates into the protein LLKGLSVDGTLISPAFSYERVQDDIFLSREEAVKKFREMADFFLRFPFMNSPLYVDFLKGGRQMRCTPWGNPTRNPLGWKSPCYLITDTYYPSFGEMMEKTPWERYGTGNDPRCRDCMVHSGYEATAMRDAFSKPKDLLRLILWNMKKT
- a CDS encoding carotenoid biosynthesis protein translates to MLLGTILLRPYVVVFFLVYLFGCSLHLGLKRTLLFAVIGYLMTWLSEYSSIHNGIPYGLYYYIETTRDRELWVWGVPFMDSISYVFLAYASYTMALIVISPVQRVKGFLYLLETRKIRDSFSVRLLGSVFMVYLDIIIDPVALRGDRWFLGRIYGYPDGGIYFGIPISNFIGWLIVGFFLIYALQKIDSYFDGKKVRDYAGYRFPWRYLIGPALYLGVLVFNVSITFWIGEYTLGWVGVFIILLPSALLFSLVRLRSSAGNFRKEDREAHLKDFPLAAIPSDAS
- a CDS encoding DUF3300 domain-containing protein, with protein sequence MKRNKRFMQVVSLLVIALLVFPCEILAQGPGEAPSGEAPSKVFSKEQLEQVLAPIALYPDDLIVQILMASTYPLEVVQADRWIKKNKDLKGDALAKALEKQTWDASIKSLVNFPQVLTMMSEKLDWTEMLGDAFLAQEKEVMDTVQALRRKADAAGNLKSTAEQKVIVEKETIVIESANPQVVYVPTYNPTVVYGAWPYPAYPPYSYYPPGYVPGAALFSFGVGMALGAAWGYAWGGANWGGGDININSNRNANFNQNINRGQAGQGKWKHDSGHRKGAAYRDSGTAKKFGQSPSRTSAANRESRGYGDRRGGGAQSKDLGGGRGGASSAQRGGRENAFSGAGNGGAERRASDRGQMSRGSSSGSRGGGGYSGGSRGGGGSRGGGGGGSRGGGGGGRGGGGGGRR
- a CDS encoding DUF2950 family protein produces the protein MRFMRSQKNKSLSVMVAAALICVVVIALSASLSAATKTKQETFPSPEDAVKALIEAVKTDNTDKFVAILGSGFKSLFSSGDEVEDKLAMERFVKSYEEKNRIEKKGADRAILYTG